The Sciurus carolinensis chromosome X, mSciCar1.2, whole genome shotgun sequence DNA segment tttCCCTTAACTGGCTGTATCTACCTTTCCTTTTCATCTGATGCTCTTGTGTTTGTCTAATTTCATCTTCTTAAtggatttcttctttaaaatctaaGAGCAGATTCATTCCAAAATACtgactcttctgttttcttccataggtttgattttctcttctgttcttctttctgaAAGACTGGACATAGGCTTTTAGTGTGCTTCttctttcagttcatttttagtttttacacaCAAAACAACTAAGCTTCCTGCACCAACAATGACCATATCAAACTCTCCTTTTCTTCACTGGATTCTCTTGTCTTTATTCAAATCATCCTTTGGCAAACTAAAAGTTTAAAATCCAAGAATTGACTCATCCCAAAGCATTTCCTCTTCTGTCCTTTCTtcaacaaattttcttttctctttcctgtgttTACGTTCTTCTTTCTCCAAGGATACATCacgactttttttctttttccgaTGCTTAAGTTTTCCTGAACTAACCTTGACTTTATCCTCCTCTCTTTTACTTTGTTGGATGCTCTTGTCTTCGCCTAAATCCAAATCCTCAtagctctttttccttttatgcttGGACTGCTCCTTCTCTTGTCTTTCTTCACCTTCTTCCAGGTGTCGTCTTCTCTTCTGGTGTCGCCGTTTATGAACTTCTTGATGGTCACTGGTGTTGTTTTCTGAGGAGAGGTGCTTATAAATTTCACATTCTACACTGTATGGGccagaattattttcttgttgACTAAGGCTCAGAGGTACTGGTTTTTCTGGGAAGTAGTCTCTGGGAAGTTGACAGTACCTCACAGAGTCTAGTCTCTGTTTGCTGTCATGAGCTGGTAAGCAAAGAGGTAACTGATTTTCTACTGTTTGTGAACTACTGTATGGTCCTGTGTAGGTGTGAAAAGTCTCAAACGGGAGTCTTTGCTCAAACATTCTATGTCTGGTTCTGCTATCAACCATTTCTCTATGCCTGTGAGTTTCCACAGGGCTATCAACTATCTTTCTGAAACAAGTCTTTGGCTCTAATCCTCTGGCTTTCTGCACTTTGATATAATCATCAAGTTCATCTTGGaaagagtcatatgttttctttgaaTGAGCTGGAAACCATTGAGGTAACTGGTCTTCCACTGGTGAACTACTGTATGATTGGTGGTAGGTCTGGgaagtctcaaaagaaaatcttGGCTCACACGTTCTCTGTCTGGGTCTAGAATCAACCATTTCTCTGTACCCACGGTTCACagagttttctctcatctttctgaAACAAGTCTTTGGATCTAGTCCTCTGGCTTTCTGCACTTTGATGTAATCTTCAAGTTCATCTTTGAAAGAGTCATATGTCTTCTTTGAATGAGCTGGTAAGCAATGGGGTAACTGGTTTTCCACTGTTTGTGAATTACTGTATGGTCCTGGGTATGTCTGGAAAGTCTCAAAGGGGAGTCTTGGTTCATACATTTTAGGTCTGGGTCTGGAATCAACCATTTCTCTGTACCCAAGGGTTTCCAAATAATTCTCTTCCATCTTTTTGAAACAAGTCCTATACTCTAGTTCTCtggttttctgcatttttatataaTCTGCACATTCATCTTGGTAAGAATCTTGAGTCTTTGAATTCTTTACTAGATTGATAACAAGGGATTCTCTGCAAAAAGGACAGAACGTTCTTGTTActagaatattttattctgaatattttctttgctctCAAAATATTagtctaaaaacaaaatataaaaattccaaataaaatttttaaattaacctcAGGTTAAAAGTTATAAAGAATTACTTTTTATGCTAAAAAGATGCAGCAGGAATAATTAGATATTTCCCAGGCATCTCACAATTTTTGTTCTAAAGAAAACTTTCTCCAGCCTGGGATAAAATGGAGGAGCATATATAACAGATGCT contains these protein-coding regions:
- the Zmat1 gene encoding zinc finger matrin-type protein 1 isoform X4; protein product: MDNFCQVCGVMLQFESQRISHYESEKHAQNVRFYFQMHGEQNDVPGKKMKMHVENFKVHRSGIMDRNKFCDLCNMIFSSPVVAQSHYVGKVHAKKLKQLTEEHDQVSPSGFQPEMAGVPIRTSTESTFLKPFAAKPPPAFSMRTYICHICSITFTSLDMFRSHMQGSEHQIKESLVINLVKNSKTQDSYQDECADYIKMQKTRELEYRTCFKKMEENYLETLGYREMVDSRPRPKMYEPRLPFETFQTYPGPYSNSQTVENQLPHCLPAHSKKTYDSFKDELEDYIKVQKARGLDPKTCFRKMRENSVNRGYREMVDSRPRQRTCEPRFSFETSQTYHQSYSSSPVEDQLPQWFPAHSKKTYDSFQDELDDYIKVQKARGLEPKTCFRKIVDSPVETHRHREMVDSRTRHRMFEQRLPFETFHTYTGPYSSSQTVENQLPLCLPAHDSKQRLDSVRYCQLPRDYFPEKPVPLSLSQQENNSGPYSVECEIYKHLSSENNTSDHQEVHKRRHQKRRRHLEEGEERQEKEQSKHKRKKSYEDLDLGEDKSIQQSKREEDKVKVSSGKLKHRKKKKSRDVSLEKEERKHRKEKRKFVEERTEEEMLWDESILGF
- the Zmat1 gene encoding zinc finger matrin-type protein 1 isoform X2, coding for MAAAPSTVILLAAESSPQEATVSAASSSYVACAAAAAAAVAVIVPASSATSTPVCPLAGGCGDGGGGGFGGSTMAAAGRGGSSFKVDTRPCLREDATWNEQGKAELFMDNFCQVCGVMLQFESQRISHYESEKHAQNVRFYFQMHGEQNDVPGKKMKMHVENFKVHRSGIMDRNKFCDLCNMIFSSPVVAQSHYVGKVHAKKLKQLTEEHDQVSPSGFQPEMAGVPIRTSTESTFLKPFAAKPPPAFSMRTYICHICSITFTSLDMFRSHMQGSEHQIKESLVINLVKNSKTQDSYQDECADYIKMQKTRELEYRTCFKKMEENYLETLGYREMVDSRPRPKMYEPRLPFETFQTYPGPYSNSQTVENQLPHCLPAHSKKTYDSFKDELEDYIKVQKARGLDPKTCFRKMRENSVNRGYREMVDSRPRQRTCEPRFSFETSQTYHQSYSSSPVEDQLPQWFPAHSKKTYDSFQDELDDYIKVQKARGLEPKTCFRKIVDSPVETHRHREMVDSRTRHRMFEQRLPFETFHTYTGPYSSSQTVENQLPLCLPAHDSKQRLDSVRYCQLPRDYFPEKPVPLSLSQQENNSGPYSVECEIYKHLSSENNTSDHQEVHKRRHQKRRRHLEEGEERQEKEQSKHKRKKSYEDLDLGEDKSIQQSKREEDKVKVSSGKLKHRKKKKSRDVSLEKEERKHRKEKRKFVEERTEEEMLWDESILGF
- the Zmat1 gene encoding zinc finger matrin-type protein 1 isoform X6, whose translation is MRTYICHICSITFTSLDMFRSHMQGSEHQIKESLVINLVKNSKTQDSYQDECADYIKMQKTRELEYRTCFKKMEENYLETLGYREMVDSRPRPKMYEPRLPFETFQTYPGPYSNSQTVENQLPHCLPAHSKKTYDSFKDELEDYIKVQKARGLDPKTCFRKMRENSVNRGYREMVDSRPRQRTCEPRFSFETSQTYHQSYSSSPVEDQLPQWFPAHSKKTYDSFQDELDDYIKVQKARGLEPKTCFRKIVDSPVETHRHREMVDSRTRHRMFEQRLPFETFHTYTGPYSSSQTVENQLPLCLPAHDSKQRLDSVRYCQLPRDYFPEKPVPLSLSQQENNSGPYSVECEIYKHLSSENNTSDHQEVHKRRHQKRRRHLEEGEERQEKEQSKHKRKKSYEDLDLGEDKSIQQSKREEDKVKVSSGKLKHRKKKKSRDVSLEKEERKHRKEKRKFVEERTEEEMLWDESILGF
- the Zmat1 gene encoding zinc finger matrin-type protein 1 isoform X5, coding for MHGEQNDVPGKKMKMHVENFKVHRSGIMDRNKFCDLCNMIFSSPVVAQSHYVGKVHAKKLKQLTEEHDQVSPSGFQPEMAGVPIRTSTESTFLKPFAAKPPPAFSMRTYICHICSITFTSLDMFRSHMQGSEHQIKESLVINLVKNSKTQDSYQDECADYIKMQKTRELEYRTCFKKMEENYLETLGYREMVDSRPRPKMYEPRLPFETFQTYPGPYSNSQTVENQLPHCLPAHSKKTYDSFKDELEDYIKVQKARGLDPKTCFRKMRENSVNRGYREMVDSRPRQRTCEPRFSFETSQTYHQSYSSSPVEDQLPQWFPAHSKKTYDSFQDELDDYIKVQKARGLEPKTCFRKIVDSPVETHRHREMVDSRTRHRMFEQRLPFETFHTYTGPYSSSQTVENQLPLCLPAHDSKQRLDSVRYCQLPRDYFPEKPVPLSLSQQENNSGPYSVECEIYKHLSSENNTSDHQEVHKRRHQKRRRHLEEGEERQEKEQSKHKRKKSYEDLDLGEDKSIQQSKREEDKVKVSSGKLKHRKKKKSRDVSLEKEERKHRKEKRKFVEERTEEEMLWDESILGF
- the Zmat1 gene encoding zinc finger matrin-type protein 1 isoform X3 codes for the protein MGSNATWNEQGKAELFMDNFCQVCGVMLQFESQRISHYESEKHAQNVRFYFQMHGEQNDVPGKKMKMHVENFKVHRSGIMDRNKFCDLCNMIFSSPVVAQSHYVGKVHAKKLKQLTEEHDQVSPSGFQPEMAGVPIRTSTESTFLKPFAAKPPPAFSMRTYICHICSITFTSLDMFRSHMQGSEHQIKESLVINLVKNSKTQDSYQDECADYIKMQKTRELEYRTCFKKMEENYLETLGYREMVDSRPRPKMYEPRLPFETFQTYPGPYSNSQTVENQLPHCLPAHSKKTYDSFKDELEDYIKVQKARGLDPKTCFRKMRENSVNRGYREMVDSRPRQRTCEPRFSFETSQTYHQSYSSSPVEDQLPQWFPAHSKKTYDSFQDELDDYIKVQKARGLEPKTCFRKIVDSPVETHRHREMVDSRTRHRMFEQRLPFETFHTYTGPYSSSQTVENQLPLCLPAHDSKQRLDSVRYCQLPRDYFPEKPVPLSLSQQENNSGPYSVECEIYKHLSSENNTSDHQEVHKRRHQKRRRHLEEGEERQEKEQSKHKRKKSYEDLDLGEDKSIQQSKREEDKVKVSSGKLKHRKKKKSRDVSLEKEERKHRKEKRKFVEERTEEEMLWDESILGF
- the Zmat1 gene encoding zinc finger matrin-type protein 1 isoform X1 — encoded protein: MAAAPSTVILLAAESSPQEATVSAASSSYVACAAAAAAAVAVIVPASSATSTPVCPLAGGCGDGGGGGFGGSTMAAAGRGGSSFKVDTRPCLREGYLSCCTTWDLGRGDADATWNEQGKAELFMDNFCQVCGVMLQFESQRISHYESEKHAQNVRFYFQMHGEQNDVPGKKMKMHVENFKVHRSGIMDRNKFCDLCNMIFSSPVVAQSHYVGKVHAKKLKQLTEEHDQVSPSGFQPEMAGVPIRTSTESTFLKPFAAKPPPAFSMRTYICHICSITFTSLDMFRSHMQGSEHQIKESLVINLVKNSKTQDSYQDECADYIKMQKTRELEYRTCFKKMEENYLETLGYREMVDSRPRPKMYEPRLPFETFQTYPGPYSNSQTVENQLPHCLPAHSKKTYDSFKDELEDYIKVQKARGLDPKTCFRKMRENSVNRGYREMVDSRPRQRTCEPRFSFETSQTYHQSYSSSPVEDQLPQWFPAHSKKTYDSFQDELDDYIKVQKARGLEPKTCFRKIVDSPVETHRHREMVDSRTRHRMFEQRLPFETFHTYTGPYSSSQTVENQLPLCLPAHDSKQRLDSVRYCQLPRDYFPEKPVPLSLSQQENNSGPYSVECEIYKHLSSENNTSDHQEVHKRRHQKRRRHLEEGEERQEKEQSKHKRKKSYEDLDLGEDKSIQQSKREEDKVKVSSGKLKHRKKKKSRDVSLEKEERKHRKEKRKFVEERTEEEMLWDESILGF